The following coding sequences are from one Hyphomicrobiales bacterium window:
- the msrP gene encoding protein-methionine-sulfoxide reductase catalytic subunit MsrP, with translation MLIRSKKRWELPESAATAESVYLNRRALMKGALALGAVGTTLGATTRESQALFGLFEGEGGSEVPLTVEGDPTADLYPAFTNPSFADAGRPLTDEMDAATYNNFYEFGSHKGIWRAAQDLETRPWMVTFDGMVEEERQVDIDTLIRAMSLEERVYRHRCVEAWAMTVPWTGFPMRDLVAYARPLSSARYVVMETFNDPDMASGQRQSWYSWPYTEGLTIEEATHDLAFMVTGVYGKPVAKQYGAPLRLAAPWKYGFKSAKSLVRFTFTDQRPLTFWEEANANEYGFWANVNPEVPHPRWSQATERLLGVEDRVPTQIYNGYGPEVAELYSQIEDPRLFM, from the coding sequence ATGCTGATCCGATCGAAAAAACGTTGGGAGTTGCCCGAAAGTGCGGCAACGGCGGAGAGTGTCTATCTCAACCGCCGCGCACTGATGAAAGGCGCCTTAGCGCTTGGCGCCGTTGGCACCACATTGGGTGCGACGACTCGCGAGAGCCAGGCTCTTTTTGGGCTGTTTGAGGGCGAGGGCGGTAGCGAAGTGCCGTTGACGGTCGAAGGCGATCCGACAGCCGATCTTTATCCGGCCTTCACCAATCCAAGCTTTGCCGATGCCGGCAGGCCGCTGACCGATGAAATGGACGCGGCGACCTACAACAATTTCTACGAATTCGGCTCGCACAAGGGCATCTGGCGCGCCGCGCAGGACCTTGAGACCCGCCCATGGATGGTGACGTTCGACGGCATGGTGGAAGAAGAGCGGCAGGTCGATATCGACACGCTGATCCGTGCCATGAGCCTGGAAGAGCGCGTCTATCGCCATCGCTGCGTCGAAGCCTGGGCGATGACTGTGCCGTGGACCGGTTTCCCGATGCGCGATTTGGTTGCCTATGCCCGCCCGCTCTCGTCAGCCCGCTACGTGGTGATGGAGACCTTCAACGATCCGGACATGGCGTCCGGCCAGCGTCAGAGCTGGTATTCGTGGCCATACACCGAGGGGCTGACGATCGAAGAGGCAACGCACGATCTGGCCTTCATGGTGACGGGCGTTTACGGCAAGCCGGTCGCTAAGCAATATGGCGCGCCGCTGCGGCTCGCGGCTCCATGGAAATATGGTTTTAAGAGCGCCAAGAGCCTGGTGCGCTTCACCTTTACCGATCAACGTCCGTTGACCTTCTGGGAAGAGGCGAATGCCAATGAGTATGGTTTCTGGGCCAATGTGAACCCAGAAGTGCCGCATCCGCGATGGAGCCAGGCCACCGAGCGACTGCTCGGCGTTGAAGATCGCGTGCCGACGCAGATCTACAACGGGTATGGGCCGGAAGTGGCAGAACTTTACAGCCAGATCGAGGACCCGCGCCTCTTCATGTAG
- a CDS encoding LysE family translocator yields MTLETMLALIGATAVLVAIPGPNLALFIANTLAHGYRAGAVTVLGTASGIAVQLSLVLVGLAALLAVAASALVWLKWAGVAYLVYLGIVSWRRADDGLAAPEAVSASKARLFLQGLMLSIVNPKTLLFNVAFIPQFVRVEDGASGLLVPALVYLTVILIGDLLWVAFAGSARPAIMRLGKLRHKLTGGLFMASGIGLALARVERG; encoded by the coding sequence ATGACGCTTGAAACCATGCTCGCGCTGATCGGGGCAACCGCTGTTTTGGTGGCGATCCCTGGTCCCAATCTGGCGCTTTTCATCGCCAACACACTAGCGCATGGCTATCGCGCTGGCGCCGTTACCGTGCTTGGAACGGCAAGTGGGATCGCGGTTCAGCTGAGCTTAGTTCTGGTTGGTCTGGCCGCACTGTTGGCGGTTGCTGCCTCGGCGCTGGTCTGGCTGAAATGGGCTGGCGTTGCCTACTTGGTTTATCTTGGGATCGTGAGCTGGCGGCGGGCTGACGATGGCCTTGCCGCCCCCGAAGCGGTCAGCGCATCGAAAGCCAGGCTCTTCTTGCAGGGCCTGATGCTCTCCATCGTCAACCCGAAGACGCTGCTCTTCAACGTCGCGTTCATCCCACAGTTTGTGCGCGTGGAAGACGGCGCTAGCGGGCTATTGGTTCCGGCGCTGGTCTATCTGACGGTGATCCTGATCGGCGATCTGCTCTGGGTGGCGTTTGCAGGATCGGCGCGCCCGGCGATTATGCGGCTCGGCAAGCTGCGCCACAAACTCACAGGCGGGCTGTTCATGGCCTCGGGCATTGGTTTGGCTCTGGCACGGGTGGAACGCGGCTGA
- a CDS encoding cation:proton antiporter gives MDFVPFSLDPRDIVYMVAGLAFLGLTFQPGLSQFRLANIPFFYVLIGAALAFAGIPAIDPNAGGLSAKVVEHAAELIVIISLAGAGLAIDTRESWKNWNPTFRLLLISMPLTIVAVFLLGHWVVGLDWPSAMLLAAALAPTDPVLARSVQVGPPGRKEKPMEVALTAEAGLNDGLAFPFVYLAIAAATFAYAGDGFPQWIWGWFGYDLLYRVIAGWCIGHAIGHVISKVIYSRFGDASHGGWNAMLVVLAATLISYGITETFDAYGFLAVFAAARAGRANSRGTEKSRYEKYVHHGADQLESILLALMLLWFGMFIASGGLAGLTWVEVALALVILLFVRPASGFLSLLGTHCEDLQRFKVAFFGIRGMGTVFYIAYGQNHADFTQMETIWRVAAITILLSIIMHGFAAKFVLPAEEEDEPDHPYRAEDPDYRTRSK, from the coding sequence ATGGACTTTGTGCCTTTCAGTCTCGACCCGCGCGACATCGTCTATATGGTGGCTGGCCTCGCTTTTTTGGGCCTGACATTTCAGCCAGGCTTGTCGCAGTTCCGGCTGGCCAATATCCCCTTCTTTTACGTCCTGATCGGCGCCGCATTGGCGTTTGCGGGCATCCCAGCGATCGACCCCAATGCTGGTGGCCTTTCGGCGAAAGTGGTGGAGCATGCGGCCGAACTCATCGTCATTATCTCACTGGCCGGAGCTGGCCTCGCGATCGACACGCGCGAGAGCTGGAAAAACTGGAATCCGACCTTCAGGCTTTTGTTGATTTCCATGCCGCTGACGATCGTGGCGGTTTTCCTGCTCGGCCATTGGGTCGTCGGACTTGATTGGCCGAGTGCCATGCTTCTCGCCGCAGCCCTTGCCCCCACTGATCCGGTGTTGGCTCGATCCGTCCAGGTTGGCCCACCTGGCCGCAAGGAAAAACCGATGGAGGTGGCGCTCACGGCAGAAGCCGGTCTCAATGACGGGCTTGCTTTCCCCTTCGTCTACCTAGCGATCGCGGCAGCAACCTTCGCCTATGCAGGCGATGGCTTCCCGCAGTGGATTTGGGGATGGTTCGGCTACGATCTTCTCTACCGCGTCATCGCCGGCTGGTGCATCGGCCATGCCATTGGTCATGTGATCTCAAAGGTCATCTACAGCCGTTTTGGTGATGCCTCACACGGCGGTTGGAACGCAATGCTGGTGGTGCTGGCAGCAACACTGATCTCCTATGGCATCACCGAAACTTTCGACGCCTACGGGTTTCTCGCCGTCTTCGCTGCAGCGCGCGCCGGCCGCGCCAACAGCCGAGGAACGGAGAAGTCGCGCTACGAGAAATATGTACACCACGGTGCCGACCAGTTGGAATCGATCCTCCTGGCATTGATGCTCCTTTGGTTCGGCATGTTTATCGCCTCGGGCGGCCTTGCCGGCCTCACCTGGGTAGAAGTGGCTCTCGCGCTGGTAATCCTGCTTTTTGTGCGCCCGGCGAGTGGCTTCCTGTCGTTGCTGGGCACCCATTGCGAAGACCTTCAACGCTTCAAGGTGGCCTTTTTCGGCATCCGCGGCATGGGCACGGTGTTCTACATCGCCTACGGCCAAAACCATGCCGACTTCACGCAGATGGAAACCATCTGGCGGGTCGCGGCGATCACCATTTTGCTGTCGATCATCATGCACGGCTTCGCGGCGAAATTTGTGCTGCCCGCCGAGGAAGAAGATGAGCCGGACCACCCTTATCGGGCCGAGGACCCAGATTACCGCACGCGATCAAAGTGA
- a CDS encoding LysR family transcriptional regulator, with translation MDWDKLRIFHAAAEAGSFTHAGDGLHMSQSAVSRQVSALEADLNVKLFHRHARGLVLTEQGELLYRTAHEVLQKLDRVRTRLSDSKNQPTGTLRVTTTVGLGSTWLTARLQDFRELYPGIQLELILNDDELDLSMREADVAIRLRQPTQPDLVQRRLFTVHFHVYAAPEYIKRHGQPTTVEELDNHVILSYGYPAPPYLRNINFLENAGRDEDNPRRAHVRITNVYGLRKACLRGVGIAMLPDYIVEDDKNLVPIELEGETLPFFDTYFVYPEEMRNSARVMVFRDFLLANARRWNY, from the coding sequence ATGGATTGGGACAAGCTGCGCATCTTTCACGCCGCCGCTGAAGCCGGTTCTTTCACTCACGCCGGCGACGGGCTGCACATGAGCCAGTCAGCGGTTAGCCGCCAGGTTTCGGCGCTTGAAGCCGACCTCAACGTCAAACTCTTCCACCGCCACGCGCGCGGCCTGGTGCTGACCGAACAAGGCGAGCTGCTCTATCGCACCGCCCATGAGGTTCTGCAGAAGCTTGACCGCGTTCGCACTCGTCTGTCGGACTCCAAGAACCAACCGACCGGCACGCTACGCGTCACGACCACAGTTGGTCTCGGCTCGACCTGGCTGACGGCGCGTCTGCAAGATTTTCGCGAGCTCTATCCCGGCATCCAGCTGGAACTCATTCTCAACGATGATGAGCTCGATCTGTCGATGCGCGAGGCCGACGTGGCCATCCGGCTGCGCCAACCGACACAGCCTGACCTTGTGCAGCGGCGTCTCTTCACCGTGCATTTCCACGTCTACGCCGCGCCGGAATACATCAAGCGGCACGGCCAGCCGACAACCGTCGAAGAGCTCGATAACCATGTGATCCTCAGCTACGGCTACCCCGCGCCGCCCTATCTCCGGAACATCAACTTTTTGGAGAATGCCGGCCGCGACGAAGACAACCCTCGCCGCGCGCACGTGCGCATCACCAATGTCTATGGCTTGCGCAAAGCCTGCTTGCGCGGCGTTGGTATCGCCATGCTGCCCGACTACATCGTCGAGGACGACAAGAACCTGGTGCCAATTGAATTGGAGGGCGAAACCCTGCCCTTCTTCGACACCTATTTCGTCTACCCCGAAGAGATGCGCAACTCGGCACGGGTCATGGTGTTCCGCGACTTCCTACTGGCGAACGCACGCCGCTGGAACTATTGA
- the trxB gene encoding thioredoxin-disulfide reductase has translation MSQTLHTKVLIIGSGPAGYTAAIYAARAMLEPVLVSGLQTGGQLTITTDVENYPGFADVIQGPWLMEQMKAQAEHVGTQFVQDIITDVDTTQRPFVCKSDSGTIYTADSIVIATGAQAKWLGLPSEQTFMGGGVSACATCDGFFYRGKNAAVVGGGNTAVEEALYLANLCNEVTLIHRRDELRAEKILQDRLLKHPKIKVLWNKQVEEIRGETGFPAHVTHLHLKDTVSGETMDHPTDGVFIAIGHAPAVSLFEGKLKQKDNGYLWTAPDSTATSVPGIFAAGDVTDDIYRQAVTAAGLGCMAALEAEKYLAEHESLQQAAE, from the coding sequence ATGTCGCAGACGCTTCACACCAAAGTTCTCATCATCGGGTCCGGCCCCGCTGGCTACACCGCCGCGATCTATGCCGCCCGCGCGATGCTCGAACCGGTCCTCGTCTCCGGTCTCCAAACTGGCGGCCAGCTCACCATCACCACCGATGTGGAAAACTACCCAGGCTTTGCCGATGTCATTCAGGGCCCTTGGCTCATGGAACAGATGAAGGCGCAGGCCGAACATGTCGGCACGCAATTCGTTCAAGACATCATCACCGATGTCGATACGACGCAGCGCCCCTTCGTTTGTAAGAGCGACAGCGGCACGATCTACACCGCCGACTCGATCGTGATTGCCACCGGCGCGCAGGCCAAATGGCTCGGCCTGCCGTCCGAGCAGACCTTCATGGGCGGCGGCGTGTCAGCCTGCGCGACATGCGACGGGTTCTTTTACCGCGGCAAGAATGCCGCTGTCGTTGGTGGCGGCAACACCGCCGTCGAAGAAGCGCTCTATCTTGCCAACCTCTGCAATGAGGTCACGCTCATCCATCGCCGCGACGAACTGCGTGCAGAAAAAATCCTTCAAGATCGCCTTCTCAAGCACCCTAAGATCAAGGTGCTTTGGAACAAGCAGGTTGAAGAGATTCGCGGAGAAACCGGCTTCCCGGCCCATGTCACGCATCTGCACCTGAAAGACACCGTCTCCGGCGAGACCATGGATCATCCGACCGACGGTGTTTTCATCGCCATCGGCCATGCGCCGGCTGTCAGCTTGTTTGAAGGCAAGCTGAAGCAAAAGGACAATGGCTACCTCTGGACCGCGCCCGACAGCACCGCCACGAGCGTGCCCGGCATCTTCGCCGCCGGTGACGTGACCGACGATATTTATCGCCAGGCCGTGACGGCAGCCGGGCTTGGCTGTATGGCTGCCCTGGAAGCGGAAAAATATCTCGCAGAACATGAAAGTTTGCAGCAGGCCGCGGAATAG
- a CDS encoding mitochondrial fission ELM1 family protein, with protein sequence MAEFRADKIASTSGRLRVLIVTDGKMGDLAQCRGVAEALGATAKEITVKPSTLAAMFGSSAGDSAFNAALAEILTPPNVVLASGRRAAPYLKAIKKPWGDATLTVFLKDPRTGAGVADVIWVPEHDKLRGPNVITTATGPHGHTAARRAKAASNLRAQLTRYPRPWLGVLLGGASKGVTYEQATIDRLMDALRTASEGAGSVLITPSRRTPSALTEGLSAIHPHTWVWDGTGENPYTGMLGACDAFLVTGDSHNMVSEALSTGKHIMVFRPAGLPKKFIRFLDTMERDGAITAPGPADFAHEQPSIDATPLIADAIRARLKERH encoded by the coding sequence ATGGCTGAATTTCGAGCAGACAAAATTGCGAGCACCTCCGGGAGGCTGCGGGTGCTCATTGTGACCGACGGCAAAATGGGTGATCTTGCTCAATGCCGCGGCGTCGCCGAGGCGCTTGGTGCGACCGCTAAGGAAATCACCGTGAAGCCAAGCACACTGGCGGCCATGTTTGGTTCATCGGCAGGCGACAGTGCCTTCAACGCGGCCTTGGCCGAAATCCTGACACCGCCGAATGTGGTGCTCGCCTCCGGGCGGCGCGCCGCGCCTTATCTGAAAGCCATCAAAAAGCCCTGGGGCGATGCGACGCTGACGGTGTTTCTCAAAGACCCGCGCACGGGCGCTGGCGTGGCAGACGTCATTTGGGTGCCTGAGCACGACAAATTGCGCGGTCCGAACGTCATCACCACCGCGACCGGGCCTCATGGCCACACCGCTGCACGCCGGGCAAAGGCTGCAAGCAATCTGCGGGCGCAGCTCACGCGCTATCCGCGCCCCTGGCTCGGCGTTCTCCTTGGTGGCGCGAGCAAGGGCGTCACCTATGAACAAGCCACTATAGACCGTCTGATGGACGCGTTACGAACAGCCAGCGAAGGCGCCGGCAGCGTTCTCATCACGCCATCGCGCCGCACCCCATCAGCGCTTACCGAGGGCCTCAGCGCGATCCACCCCCACACTTGGGTTTGGGATGGCACGGGTGAGAACCCCTACACCGGCATGCTCGGCGCGTGCGATGCGTTTTTGGTGACCGGCGACAGCCACAACATGGTCTCCGAAGCCCTGTCCACCGGCAAACACATCATGGTCTTTCGTCCGGCAGGCTTGCCGAAAAAGTTCATCCGCTTCCTCGATACGATGGAACGCGACGGCGCCATCACTGCCCCAGGACCAGCCGATTTCGCGCACGAACAACCCTCCATCGACGCCACGCCTTTGATCGCCGATGCCATCCGAGCACGACTGAAAGAGCGGCACTGA
- a CDS encoding Lrp/AsnC family transcriptional regulator, translating into MKALLDDIDWHILTELQGDGRMTNVELARRVGISAPPCLRRVRALEEAGLIRGYRALLDEKALGYDVVAYAMVGLVNQSESDLVAFEARVASWSMVRECYAISGDVDFILKCVAQDFSAFQAFIIEELTKADNVSTVRTALTLRRVKDAGVAPIG; encoded by the coding sequence ATGAAGGCGCTTCTGGACGATATCGACTGGCACATTCTCACTGAGCTTCAGGGCGACGGGCGGATGACCAATGTCGAATTGGCGCGCCGCGTTGGAATTTCAGCGCCGCCTTGCCTTCGACGGGTGCGTGCGCTGGAAGAGGCTGGCCTCATCCGTGGCTATCGCGCGCTGCTGGATGAAAAGGCGCTCGGCTACGACGTGGTCGCCTACGCCATGGTTGGGCTGGTCAATCAGTCCGAGAGCGATCTGGTGGCCTTTGAGGCGCGGGTTGCGAGTTGGTCGATGGTGCGCGAGTGCTATGCGATCTCAGGAGACGTGGACTTTATCCTGAAATGCGTGGCGCAGGATTTTTCCGCTTTCCAAGCCTTCATCATCGAAGAGCTGACCAAAGCGGACAACGTCTCGACTGTGCGCACCGCTTTGACCCTTCGCCGGGTGAAGGATGCCGGTGTCGCGCCGATCGGATGA
- a CDS encoding VOC family protein gives MELGAFSISLPVKDLAKSKVFYEALGFTTMGDYSDQGWMILKNGDTIIGLFQGMFDKPMLTFNPGWNQDAKNLENFKDVREIQAALKAKGLQLESEVDESSSGPGSFVVIDPDGNPILVDQHV, from the coding sequence ATGGAACTTGGCGCTTTTTCCATCAGCTTGCCAGTCAAAGATCTGGCCAAATCCAAGGTCTTCTATGAGGCGCTTGGGTTCACCACCATGGGCGACTATTCCGACCAAGGCTGGATGATCCTGAAAAACGGCGACACCATAATCGGCCTATTCCAAGGTATGTTCGACAAACCGATGCTGACCTTCAATCCCGGCTGGAACCAGGATGCCAAGAACCTTGAGAACTTCAAGGATGTCAGAGAGATACAGGCAGCTTTGAAAGCCAAAGGCCTTCAACTTGAATCAGAAGTTGATGAATCAAGCAGCGGCCCAGGAAGCTTCGTCGTGATCGATCCGGACGGCAATCCGATCCTCGTCGACCAACACGTCTAA
- a CDS encoding DUF2267 domain-containing protein, protein MPMPQAYQRAGQEYDRLLAELCDNLNLATRNQAYTVLQAVQVVFRRLLSPTDALRFAGLLPAVARAIFVVDWKPNEHRSDFGSEDDLYEEVRAVRRNHNFAERNAIGGVTQVLRRHMNPVELETFLTDAPNGARRYWSG, encoded by the coding sequence GTGCCAATGCCACAAGCCTATCAACGCGCAGGTCAGGAGTATGACCGGTTGCTGGCTGAGCTTTGCGACAACCTGAACCTGGCAACGCGCAATCAGGCCTATACGGTTCTACAAGCGGTCCAGGTGGTTTTTCGTCGTCTGCTTTCGCCGACCGACGCGCTTCGTTTTGCCGGCCTGTTGCCAGCGGTTGCCAGGGCCATCTTCGTCGTGGATTGGAAGCCAAATGAGCACCGAAGCGACTTCGGATCGGAGGACGACCTCTACGAAGAGGTACGTGCCGTGCGCCGGAACCATAATTTTGCTGAGAGGAACGCCATTGGCGGAGTCACGCAGGTACTGCGCCGCCATATGAACCCGGTGGAGCTTGAGACGTTTCTGACTGATGCGCCTAACGGTGCGCGGCGTTATTGGTCTGGCTAA
- the greA gene encoding transcription elongation factor GreA — MEKVPMTIAGYEALKEELQRRQAEDRPRIIAAIAEARAHGDLSENAEYHAAKEQQSLNEGRVNELESVIARADVIDPAKMSGDTVKFSAKVLIVDEETDEEKTYIIVGDVEADIKQNKISLSSPIARALINKKVGDSVEVAAPGGKRAFEILKISYG; from the coding sequence ATGGAAAAGGTTCCGATGACCATTGCCGGGTATGAAGCCCTGAAGGAGGAGCTTCAGCGCCGTCAGGCTGAGGATCGCCCGCGCATTATCGCTGCGATCGCCGAGGCACGCGCCCATGGTGACCTGTCCGAGAATGCCGAATATCACGCCGCCAAAGAGCAGCAGAGCCTGAATGAAGGCCGCGTCAACGAACTTGAGAGCGTCATTGCGCGCGCCGACGTTATCGATCCGGCAAAAATGTCCGGCGACACGGTGAAGTTTTCCGCCAAGGTTTTGATCGTCGATGAAGAAACCGACGAGGAAAAAACCTACATCATCGTCGGTGACGTTGAGGCGGACATCAAACAGAACAAGATCTCGCTGTCCTCACCGATTGCCCGCGCGCTGATCAACAAGAAGGTTGGCGACAGTGTCGAAGTGGCAGCGCCTGGCGGCAAACGCGCCTTCGAGATCTTGAAGATCAGCTACGGGTAA